A stretch of the Neisseria sp. DTU_2020_1000833_1_SI_GRL_NUU_006 genome encodes the following:
- a CDS encoding polynucleotide adenylyltransferase PcnB: protein MLKKWLNKVLSGRQSRQTEVRKEIIPAEEYRISADMISFAAEKTVKRLQEEGFKAYIVGGAVRDMLLGVEPKDFDVATDATPEQVRKIFRRSRIIGRRFQIVHVMTGPETIEVTTFRGGGKVQQNAHGRIMKDNTYGSIEEDAMRRDFTCNALYYDPIREEILDFHNGVNDIADRSLVMIGDAAERYREDPVRILRAVRLSGKLGFSVEESTAAPIPEYASRLKHEPVARLFDEIMKLLFSGHARECLKKLNSLGVSDDIHPLLTALKSAEKPENRIISLALKNTDERLRQDKSVSVGFVLAAVLWPDVNRRWQRNLAQGQKPTPALTDAIESLRSDVEKGWGVPQRFAATMREIWQFQPQFEQMRGARPHRLLAQQRFRAAYDFLVLRGEVGEIDRQTVEWWNSFQHADEGLRNEMTTNHARAQGNEGVKKKRRRRPRKKKTEQGQ from the coding sequence ATGTTGAAAAAATGGCTGAACAAAGTTTTGTCCGGCAGACAGAGCAGGCAAACCGAGGTTCGCAAAGAAATCATCCCCGCTGAAGAATACCGTATCAGCGCGGATATGATCAGTTTTGCAGCGGAAAAAACCGTCAAACGTTTGCAAGAGGAAGGATTCAAAGCCTATATCGTAGGTGGGGCGGTCAGGGATATGCTGTTGGGTGTAGAGCCTAAAGACTTCGATGTCGCCACCGATGCTACGCCGGAGCAGGTGAGAAAAATTTTCCGCCGCAGCCGCATCATCGGCAGGCGTTTTCAAATCGTCCATGTCATGACAGGTCCGGAAACCATAGAAGTAACGACATTCCGCGGCGGCGGCAAGGTGCAGCAAAACGCGCACGGCAGGATTATGAAAGACAACACTTATGGCAGCATAGAAGAAGATGCGATGCGCCGAGACTTTACCTGCAATGCGTTGTATTACGATCCGATACGCGAAGAAATTTTGGATTTCCATAACGGCGTCAACGATATAGCCGACAGAAGCCTGGTTATGATAGGCGATGCTGCGGAGCGGTACCGCGAGGATCCTGTCCGTATCCTGCGCGCCGTACGTTTGTCGGGCAAACTTGGCTTTTCGGTGGAAGAATCCACTGCCGCGCCGATTCCCGAGTATGCTAGTCGTCTGAAACACGAACCCGTCGCCCGCCTGTTTGACGAAATCATGAAGCTGCTGTTTTCCGGCCATGCGCGGGAATGTTTGAAAAAACTTAACAGCTTGGGTGTTTCAGACGACATCCATCCGCTTTTGACTGCGTTGAAATCGGCGGAAAAGCCTGAAAACCGCATTATTTCGCTTGCACTGAAAAACACTGACGAGCGGCTGCGTCAGGACAAATCGGTTTCAGTCGGCTTCGTCTTGGCTGCCGTATTGTGGCCGGATGTCAACCGACGCTGGCAACGGAATCTGGCACAGGGGCAAAAGCCTACGCCTGCTCTGACAGACGCTATCGAATCCCTGCGGAGCGATGTTGAAAAAGGTTGGGGCGTGCCGCAGCGTTTTGCCGCGACCATGCGGGAAATCTGGCAGTTCCAACCGCAATTCGAACAGATGCGCGGCGCCCGTCCGCACCGCCTGCTCGCGCAGCAGCGTTTCCGGGCTGCTTACGACTTTCTGGTGTTGCGCGGCGAAGTGGGCGAGATTGACCGCCAAACGGTCGAATGGTGGAACAGTTTCCAGCATGCCGATGAAGGTTTGCGCAATGAAATGACGACAAACCATGCTCGTGCGCAGGGCAACGAAGGTGTGAAAAAGAAACGCCGCCGCCGTCCGCGCAAAAAGAAAACGGAACAAGGGCAATAG
- a CDS encoding class 1 fructose-bisphosphatase yields MTTFAQFLPEHLQQNALPEQLGSVLESVISACSEISGKVRLGALSGVLGMAGTGNIQGEDQKKLDVIANDILIRILKDNPSVAGLASEEEDTFVAAHPDGRYLVLFDPLDGSSNIDVNISVGTIFSILEKPEGDLETASFLQKGRDQVAAGYVLYGPQTQLVLTVGHGVSVFTLDEDGNFVMTKENPRVPETTKEFAINMSNRRHWLPPVQRYIDELLAGETDSRGKNYNMRWVASMVAEIHRILMRGGVFMYPQDKRDLSKPGKLRLMYEANPMSLILEQAGGAAFDGQTDMLDVKPVGLHQRVAVFMGSKEEVDYIRKLHQA; encoded by the coding sequence ATGACCACATTCGCGCAATTCCTTCCGGAACATTTACAGCAAAACGCCCTGCCCGAACAATTAGGCAGCGTATTGGAATCCGTCATCTCCGCCTGCAGCGAAATCAGCGGAAAAGTCCGCCTCGGCGCGCTTTCAGGCGTTTTGGGTATGGCAGGTACAGGCAACATCCAAGGTGAAGACCAAAAAAAACTCGACGTTATCGCCAACGATATTCTCATCCGTATCTTAAAAGACAATCCGTCTGTTGCCGGTTTGGCAAGCGAAGAGGAAGACACTTTTGTCGCCGCCCATCCTGACGGACGCTATTTGGTTTTGTTCGACCCGCTGGACGGCTCGTCCAACATTGATGTCAACATCTCCGTCGGCACAATTTTTTCCATTTTGGAGAAACCCGAAGGCGATTTGGAAACGGCGTCATTTTTGCAAAAAGGCCGAGATCAAGTTGCCGCAGGTTATGTTTTATACGGCCCGCAAACCCAACTGGTCTTGACCGTCGGACACGGTGTTTCCGTCTTTACTTTGGACGAGGACGGCAATTTTGTGATGACCAAAGAAAATCCGCGCGTTCCCGAAACCACCAAAGAATTTGCCATCAATATGTCCAACCGCCGCCATTGGCTGCCGCCCGTCCAACGTTATATCGACGAATTGCTGGCAGGTGAAACCGACAGTCGCGGTAAAAACTACAATATGCGCTGGGTTGCCAGCATGGTTGCCGAAATCCACCGCATCCTGATGCGCGGCGGCGTGTTCATGTACCCTCAAGACAAACGCGATCTCTCCAAACCGGGCAAACTGCGCCTGATGTACGAAGCCAACCCGATGAGCCTGATTTTGGAACAGGCAGGCGGCGCAGCTTTCGACGGACAGACCGACATGCTGGATGTCAAGCCGGTCGGATTGCACCAACGCGTCGCCGTCTTCATGGGCAGCAAAGAAGAAGTGGACTATATCCGCAAACTTCATCAAGCCTGA
- the bioB gene encoding biotin synthase BioB encodes MTISPVALRRKTERKPHPTARYWKKCDVEALFGLPFLDLVYQAAEIHRQNFNPREIQLSTLLSIKTGGCPEDCAYCPQSAHHNTNLGKEQMMDVDEIVEKAKIAKSRGASRFCMGAAWRGPKPKDVETVSAIIKAVKGLGMETCGTFGMLEDGMAEDFKKAGLDYYNHNLDTDPERYNDIIHTRKHEDRMDTLGKVRNAGLKVCCGGIVGMNETRAERAGLIASLANLDPQPESVPINQLVKVEGTPLADAEDLDWTEFVRTIAVARITMPHSYVRLSAGRSSMPESMQAMCFMAGANSIFYGDKLLTTENPDEDGDRLLMEKLDLYPLQFELEEEYEAAQETPKIKVDY; translated from the coding sequence ATGACCATCTCTCCCGTCGCCTTGCGCCGTAAGACCGAGCGCAAGCCGCATCCGACCGCGCGCTATTGGAAAAAATGCGATGTCGAAGCCCTGTTCGGACTTCCCTTCCTCGACCTCGTTTACCAAGCCGCCGAAATCCACCGCCAAAATTTCAACCCGCGCGAAATCCAGCTTTCCACCCTGTTGTCCATCAAAACCGGCGGCTGCCCCGAAGACTGCGCCTACTGCCCGCAATCGGCGCACCACAACACCAATCTGGGCAAAGAGCAGATGATGGATGTGGACGAAATCGTCGAAAAAGCCAAAATCGCCAAATCGCGCGGCGCAAGCCGTTTCTGCATGGGCGCGGCATGGCGCGGCCCCAAACCGAAAGACGTGGAGACGGTTTCCGCAATCATCAAAGCCGTGAAGGGTTTGGGCATGGAAACCTGTGGCACGTTCGGTATGCTTGAAGATGGTATGGCGGAAGACTTCAAAAAAGCAGGTTTGGACTATTACAACCACAACCTCGACACCGACCCCGAACGTTACAACGACATCATCCACACGCGCAAACACGAAGACCGCATGGACACCTTAGGCAAAGTCCGCAACGCCGGTTTGAAAGTCTGCTGCGGCGGCATCGTCGGCATGAACGAGACCCGCGCCGAACGTGCCGGACTGATTGCCAGCCTCGCCAACCTCGACCCGCAGCCCGAAAGCGTACCGATTAACCAGTTGGTTAAAGTGGAAGGCACGCCGCTTGCCGATGCCGAAGATTTGGATTGGACGGAGTTCGTCCGTACCATCGCCGTGGCGCGGATTACCATGCCGCACAGCTATGTCCGCCTTTCCGCCGGACGCTCGAGTATGCCCGAATCCATGCAGGCAATGTGTTTCATGGCGGGCGCGAACTCGATTTTCTACGGCGACAAACTCTTAACCACCGAAAATCCCGACGAAGACGGCGACCGCCTGCTGATGGAAAAGCTGGATTTGTATCCGCTGCAGTTTGAGCTGGAAGAAGAATACGAAGCGGCGCAGGAAACGCCCAAGATTAAGGTCGATTATTAA
- the yddG gene encoding aromatic amino acid DMT transporter YddG, translating to MFRITAYPISPKQATFIGLFAVCFWSSVIGLIRTLSLHMGAVGGAAVMYSLATILLLLIFGKPDLRRFSRNYLFWAGIFFVGCELCLSLSIGYADNARQTVEIGMVNYLWPTFTIIGAVWFNKQPAKWWIAIGFALSFIGIAIVLGGEGGLSPAHIYRNVLANPAGYIMALLDALFWAAYCTLTARVKAQGNAVGFFFFLVSCVLWAKYFAGSYGSLNFDTESVLYALAAASCMGLGYAVWNIGISRGNMTVLAGASYFIPVFSALISSFLLDAPPPTEFWQGAAMVCIGSAVCWLATQKKA from the coding sequence ATGTTCCGTATTACCGCCTATCCCATCTCCCCGAAACAGGCCACCTTCATCGGCCTTTTCGCCGTCTGTTTTTGGAGTTCCGTCATCGGGTTAATCCGTACCTTGAGCCTGCACATGGGGGCGGTAGGCGGCGCAGCGGTCATGTACAGCCTTGCCACGATATTGCTGCTGCTGATTTTCGGCAAACCCGATTTGCGCCGCTTCAGCCGGAATTACCTTTTTTGGGCAGGTATCTTTTTTGTCGGCTGCGAATTGTGCCTGTCCCTTTCCATCGGATATGCGGACAACGCCAGACAAACCGTCGAAATCGGCATGGTCAATTATTTATGGCCGACTTTTACCATCATCGGCGCGGTCTGGTTTAACAAACAGCCGGCAAAATGGTGGATCGCCATAGGCTTTGCACTATCCTTCATCGGCATTGCCATTGTCTTGGGCGGGGAAGGCGGATTGTCCCCAGCCCATATTTACCGCAATGTCCTCGCAAATCCCGCAGGCTATATCATGGCGCTCTTGGACGCGCTGTTTTGGGCGGCATATTGCACACTGACCGCGAGGGTTAAGGCGCAGGGTAATGCCGTCGGCTTTTTCTTTTTCCTCGTTTCCTGCGTTCTGTGGGCTAAATATTTTGCAGGCAGCTACGGCAGCCTCAATTTCGATACCGAATCAGTCTTATATGCGCTTGCTGCCGCATCCTGTATGGGTTTGGGCTATGCAGTGTGGAACATCGGCATCTCGCGCGGCAACATGACCGTTTTGGCAGGAGCATCTTATTTTATCCCCGTTTTCTCCGCCCTGATTTCATCCTTCCTGCTCGACGCACCGCCTCCTACGGAATTTTGGCAAGGTGCGGCGATGGTATGCATCGGATCGGCCGTATGCTGGTTGGCAACACAAAAGAAAGCATGA
- a CDS encoding sulfate ABC transporter substrate-binding protein produces MTVRTTALFAAAVLAACSPQSEQNTASPSSPAADGKGVKLLNVSYDVARDFYKEYNPLFVKEYQSKHKGADIDIQQSHGGSSKQALSVANGLAADVVTMNQTSDIDLLAQKGLIKPDWAKRLPDNAVPYTSVTVFLVRKGNPKQIKDWNDLAKDGVKIVLANPKTSGNGRYAFLGAYAYGLKANNGDEAKAQEFAASVLKNTPVFENGGRAATTTFSQRNIGDVLVTFENEANHVSKKLTQDQFEIVYPSYTILSETPVAVVDSVADKKGTQEAAKEYLEYLWSKPAQELAAKLYLRPRNAEVFAAHKADFPEIETFSPNEKFGTWDEIMKKFFADGGLVDKLSPKR; encoded by the coding sequence ATGACTGTCCGCACAACCGCCCTTTTCGCCGCCGCAGTTTTAGCGGCATGCTCGCCGCAATCTGAACAAAACACCGCTTCACCGTCTTCTCCTGCGGCAGACGGCAAAGGTGTGAAACTATTGAATGTTTCTTATGATGTGGCACGAGATTTTTATAAGGAATACAACCCTTTGTTTGTCAAAGAATATCAAAGCAAACACAAGGGCGCAGACATAGACATTCAACAGTCGCACGGCGGTTCCAGCAAGCAGGCATTGTCTGTTGCCAACGGCCTGGCGGCGGATGTCGTTACCATGAACCAGACTTCCGACATCGATTTGTTGGCTCAAAAAGGGCTGATTAAACCCGATTGGGCAAAACGTCTGCCGGACAATGCCGTTCCCTATACCAGCGTAACCGTTTTCCTTGTCCGCAAAGGCAATCCCAAACAAATCAAAGACTGGAACGACTTAGCGAAAGACGGTGTCAAAATCGTACTCGCCAACCCGAAAACTTCCGGCAATGGCCGCTATGCTTTCCTTGGCGCATACGCTTACGGTTTGAAAGCCAACAACGGCGATGAAGCCAAAGCGCAGGAATTTGCCGCTTCCGTCCTGAAAAACACGCCTGTGTTTGAAAACGGCGGACGTGCCGCCACGACAACATTCAGTCAGCGCAATATCGGCGACGTTTTGGTTACCTTTGAAAACGAGGCGAATCACGTCAGTAAAAAACTGACCCAAGATCAGTTTGAAATCGTTTATCCGAGCTATACCATTCTGTCTGAAACCCCTGTTGCCGTTGTGGACAGCGTTGCCGACAAGAAAGGTACGCAGGAAGCCGCTAAGGAATATTTGGAATATCTATGGAGCAAACCCGCGCAGGAGCTTGCCGCCAAACTCTACCTGCGTCCGCGCAATGCCGAAGTCTTCGCCGCACACAAAGCAGATTTCCCCGAAATCGAAACCTTCAGCCCCAACGAAAAATTCGGTACATGGGATGAAATCATGAAAAAATTCTTCGCTGACGGCGGTCTGGTCGATAAACTGTCGCCCAAAAGATAA
- a CDS encoding NAD(P)H-hydrate epimerase — protein sequence MKIYTAAEMREHEQMAVDKGTTFEQLMENAGQAAAADLLRRFPKAGSALIVCGKGNNGGDGLVIARALSDRDWQVDVVFVLGDKLSPLAQLNRERLNHADGVSIIRPDELKGRLKTGYGLVIEGIFGTGFSGALPETAAAVCRLLNQADGFKIALDIPTGLNCDTGEADKDTFRADLTYAFAAYKPAHMTDAGKAYCGETVCLDIGIE from the coding sequence ATGAAAATCTACACCGCCGCAGAAATGCGCGAACACGAACAAATGGCAGTCGATAAAGGCACGACTTTCGAGCAACTGATGGAAAACGCGGGACAAGCCGCCGCCGCGGATTTGCTGCGCCGTTTCCCCAAAGCAGGGAGCGCGTTAATCGTTTGCGGCAAGGGCAACAACGGCGGCGACGGTTTGGTCATCGCGCGCGCGTTGTCGGATCGGGATTGGCAGGTAGATGTTGTTTTCGTCTTGGGAGACAAACTGTCGCCGCTGGCGCAGTTGAACCGCGAGCGTTTGAATCATGCGGACGGCGTCAGCATTATCCGCCCTGACGAACTCAAAGGTCGTCTGAAAACAGGTTACGGCCTCGTTATCGAAGGCATTTTCGGAACAGGCTTCAGCGGCGCATTGCCCGAAACAGCCGCCGCTGTCTGCCGCCTGCTGAATCAAGCCGACGGTTTCAAAATCGCGCTGGACATCCCGACCGGGCTGAACTGCGACACAGGCGAAGCAGACAAAGACACCTTCCGCGCCGATCTGACCTACGCCTTCGCCGCCTACAAACCCGCGCATATGACTGACGCAGGCAAAGCATATTGCGGCGAAACCGTGTGTTTGGATATTGGGATAGAGTAG
- a CDS encoding FeoA family protein: MSAIPLSKLSKGAVAHIDSIVPNPTFGALDPLVTRRLADLGFSSGMPLQVIAVGGFGRGPFAVRLGNQSQFSLRQEEAGKIMCHVIDG, encoded by the coding sequence ATGTCTGCCATACCTTTATCAAAACTCAGTAAAGGCGCGGTCGCGCACATCGATTCCATCGTCCCCAATCCGACTTTCGGCGCACTCGACCCGCTGGTTACGCGCCGCCTTGCCGATTTGGGCTTTTCAAGCGGAATGCCGTTGCAGGTGATTGCCGTCGGCGGATTCGGACGCGGCCCGTTTGCCGTACGCTTGGGCAACCAGTCGCAATTCTCGTTGCGGCAGGAAGAGGCGGGAAAAATTATGTGCCATGTGATTGACGGCTGA
- a CDS encoding ferrous iron transporter B translates to MELSYFALIGAPNCGKTVLFNGLTGSHAKVANYPGVTVDKREGAFLDDEAVRIIDLPGTYSLRTTSPDEAVAKDVAVGKLGIPPDAIIAVADATNLRMTLRMILELKTLGLPMVVSLNLSDVARRRGLNIDAAKLSELLGVPVLETVAVSASGVQAVREAVAKLPRKRSFPANPASAERTLDALESEKLYQEVESILAQVVRTEMTLPAWHKKLDDIVLHPVWGMIMLLVILFMVFQAVYTWAAPIMDAIEGGFTALGEWVGANMEPGILNDLIVNGVIAGTGSVLVFLPQITILFAFILLLEDSGYLPRAAFLLDNVMAKSGLSGRSFIPLLSSFACAVPAVMSARTIHDPRERLVTIAVAPLLTCSARLPVYALIIAAVIPNRTVGGIFNLQGLTLFVLYIAGILSAALAAYIMKRLARMKGNVQQFPLLMELPTFRTPNFKHIMTSLWDRVKAFLKRAGTIIFALTVILWGLVSWPQPPAGATGAAIDYSLAGTIGHAIQPLFAPLGFTWEMCIAMIPGIAAREVVVAALGTVYAVSASSEDAVQNALIPIVHNNWGLPTAFAFLAWYVYAPMCAATLAVIKRETKSTKNMVMITGYLFLMAYFAAFVVYQISSRILSS, encoded by the coding sequence ATGGAACTAAGCTATTTTGCCTTGATTGGCGCGCCAAACTGCGGCAAAACCGTTTTGTTCAACGGTTTGACCGGCTCACATGCCAAGGTTGCCAATTATCCGGGCGTAACGGTCGATAAGCGCGAGGGTGCCTTCCTCGACGACGAGGCGGTCCGCATTATCGACCTGCCGGGCACATACAGCCTGCGCACGACCAGCCCCGACGAAGCGGTGGCGAAAGATGTGGCCGTGGGCAAGCTGGGCATTCCGCCCGACGCCATCATCGCCGTTGCCGACGCGACCAACCTGCGTATGACCCTGCGCATGATTCTGGAACTGAAAACGCTGGGACTGCCTATGGTGGTGTCGCTGAATTTGAGCGACGTCGCCCGCAGAAGGGGCTTGAATATCGACGCTGCCAAACTGAGCGAGCTGCTGGGCGTACCCGTTTTGGAAACGGTCGCAGTGAGCGCATCGGGCGTACAGGCAGTACGCGAAGCCGTAGCGAAGCTGCCGCGCAAACGCTCTTTCCCCGCCAACCCCGCCTCTGCCGAACGCACGCTCGATGCGCTGGAGAGCGAAAAACTTTATCAAGAAGTCGAATCGATTTTGGCACAGGTCGTCCGCACGGAAATGACGCTGCCCGCATGGCACAAAAAACTCGACGACATCGTGCTGCACCCCGTCTGGGGCATGATTATGCTGCTGGTCATCCTGTTTATGGTGTTCCAAGCGGTTTACACATGGGCAGCACCGATTATGGACGCCATCGAAGGCGGCTTTACCGCACTGGGCGAATGGGTGGGCGCCAACATGGAGCCGGGCATCCTCAACGACTTGATCGTCAACGGCGTGATTGCCGGTACCGGCAGCGTGTTGGTGTTCCTGCCGCAGATTACGATTCTGTTCGCCTTCATCCTGCTTTTGGAAGACTCCGGCTACCTGCCGCGCGCGGCGTTCCTGCTGGATAACGTGATGGCGAAAAGCGGCCTGTCCGGACGCTCGTTTATCCCGCTCCTGTCGAGTTTCGCCTGCGCCGTCCCCGCCGTGATGTCGGCGCGTACGATTCACGACCCGCGCGAACGCCTCGTGACCATCGCCGTCGCCCCGCTGCTGACCTGCTCCGCACGGCTGCCCGTTTACGCGCTGATTATCGCCGCCGTCATTCCCAACCGCACGGTGGGCGGGATTTTCAACCTGCAAGGGCTGACGCTGTTCGTCCTCTATATCGCAGGCATCCTGTCGGCTGCTTTGGCGGCGTACATTATGAAACGCTTGGCGCGGATGAAAGGCAACGTGCAACAATTCCCGCTTCTGATGGAGCTGCCGACCTTCCGCACGCCCAACTTCAAACACATCATGACCAGCCTGTGGGACAGGGTAAAAGCCTTCCTGAAACGCGCCGGTACGATTATTTTCGCGCTGACCGTGATCCTGTGGGGCTTGGTAAGCTGGCCGCAACCGCCTGCAGGCGCAACGGGCGCGGCAATCGATTACAGCCTCGCCGGCACCATCGGCCACGCCATCCAGCCGCTGTTCGCCCCGCTGGGCTTCACTTGGGAAATGTGTATCGCCATGATTCCGGGCATCGCCGCGCGTGAAGTCGTCGTTGCCGCGCTGGGTACGGTCTATGCCGTCAGCGCGTCGTCTGAAGACGCCGTACAAAACGCACTGATTCCGATTGTGCACAACAACTGGGGCCTGCCGACCGCCTTCGCCTTCCTGGCTTGGTATGTGTATGCTCCCATGTGCGCCGCGACATTGGCTGTGATTAAACGTGAAACCAAATCCACAAAAAATATGGTGATGATTACAGGCTATTTGTTCCTGATGGCTTACTTCGCCGCATTCGTGGTTTACCAAATTTCTTCAAGGATACTATCGTCATGA
- a CDS encoding FeoB-associated Cys-rich membrane protein: MTQYIIVGLIMLACVFFLLRKFVFKPKKRDCSSGCGKCGGCG; the protein is encoded by the coding sequence ATGACTCAATATATTATCGTCGGCTTGATTATGCTCGCCTGCGTATTCTTCCTCTTGCGAAAATTCGTGTTCAAACCGAAAAAACGCGACTGCAGCAGCGGCTGCGGCAAATGCGGCGGTTGCGGCTGA